A single window of Leucoraja erinacea ecotype New England unplaced genomic scaffold, Leri_hhj_1 Leri_1228S, whole genome shotgun sequence DNA harbors:
- the LOC129715532 gene encoding probable G-protein coupled receptor 139, which produces LFAKPNRGIASRCKKLSRSCKRSSVKTKLLSTNVLTAEILYQGKCGLSKGTTRYMVAMAISNLLVLIVHVYIRKIYMYYTPMSFLFLTEICPSNIYLRVVTLVYSVWLTMSFTVDRFVSICCPKLILAYCTDRTAVTVIVSLCALSCLKYTPFNFMHPPRLTVDSVKRGCRPKRAYFISGCWLFFSWMCSISLPYLPFLLILLFNELTVRKIIAANRVRRRLKALDGKDTEAVNRRKSIVLLLTVSGAFILLWTAVAVTFICTRVTMNFAGGDHTSPSYIANDVGVLLMHISSCANTCIYGTTQRKFRLEAMTKELFDDREVDVVYMNFRQAFIKAPM; this is translated from the exons ATTATTTGCCAAACCAAACAGAGGAATCGCCTCGCGGTGCAAGAAATTGAGTCGGAGCTGCAAGCGCTCGAGCGTTAAAACCAAACTTTTGTCAA CGAACGTGCTGACGGCTGAGATCCTGTACCAGGGAAAGTGCGGGCTCTCTAAAGGAACCACCAGGTACATGGTGGCGATGGCAATCTCCAACCTCCTCGTTCTCATCGTTCACGTGTATATTCGGAAAATCTACATGTACTACACCCCTATGTCCTTCCTCTTCCTCACCGAAATTTGTCCATCCAACATATACCTACGGGTGGTTACTCTGGTCTATTCTGTCTGGTTAACCATGTCCTTCACCGTTGACCGTTTTGTCAGCATCTGCTGCCCGAAGCTGATACTCGCCTATTGCACGGATAGGACAGCCGTCACGGTCATTGTGTCCCTGTGCGCGCTGAGCTGCTTAAAGTACACCCCCTTTAACTTCATGCACCCGCCACGTCTCACCGTGGATAGTGTGAAAAGGGGGTGCCGACCCAAACGTGCCTACTTCATTTCCGGTTGTTGGTTGTTTTTTTCGTGGATGTGTTCAATCTCTCTCCCCTATCTACCCTTCCTTCTAATTCTATTGTTCAACGAACTGACGGTCAGGAAAATCATAGCGGCCAACAGAGTCCGTCGTCGCCTGAAGGCCCTGGATGGGAAGGACACTGAGGCGGTGAATCGGCGTAAATCCATCGTTTTACTGTTGACCGTGTCCGGCGCCTTCATCCTGCTTTGGACGGCGGTAGCTGTCACCTTCATCTGCACTCGTGTCACTATGAATTTCGCGGGTGGGGATCACACAAGCCCATCTTACATCGCCAATGACGTTGGGGTCTTGCTCATGCACATCAGCTCCTGCGCCAACACGTGTATCTACGGGACGACACAGAGGAAGTTCAGGCTGGAG GCGATGACAAAGGAGCTTTTTGACGATAGGGaggtggatgttgtgtacatgaaCTTCCGTCAGGCTTTTATTAAGGCCCCCATGTAA